The sequence GCTATTTAATTATTTACTCTCTGCATGccaatccccccccccccccccccactgcCTTCAATACCAAAAAATCAATCTTACAACTCTATTTCATCCATCTTTCTCTTTCCATGCAACTATAGACTGGCGTAGTAACAACAACCTTGACCACATTGAAGAATTTGAGACACTATCAGACGCTACCAAATCAAGGACCAACTGACCCCTACTTAGGCCAAAATAGATTTTTTTTCTGCTAAACAAACATACTCTAACAAACTCTCAAAGTTATGCCCACAACATCTACAGCAACGACGGGGGGTGTTAGCAGAGTAATTGCTGTTGATATACAGCATCTCGATGGGAATGTGATAGTACAAGGCCTCCATAGGATGACAGCTGATTAGGTTCATGTAATGCACAGCTCAACACATGGTTTGGCTTAAGATAATAGCAAGAATCTGGAAGGGGACTATCGCTAGCCTTGCCCCAGACATCTCGCTATCCCAAGTATCTGTCAAAAAGGAAAAAATCCAATATTAACACCTTACATTCTTTTTCCCTCCACACtaacaataaaaagtaatacaaaacaaaatatccCACGGCTGTCAAGGCCTTgtacacttaccaaaccccTCCACAATCATTTGATTGTGTGAGGTCTACAGCAGTAACAACCATGTGAAGGATAAACAGATGGCCAGCCAGAACTAGTAGTGAAGTGGATACGGAGCTGCACACTGTTACAGTTGAGTAAGGTGAGTGAACAACATTAATTGTAATGTtagtggtagtgacaatcctaattcctaacaagcaggtggctgtataATTTCaaaaaggcttacaattttaacagcggtggcacaagcaagagctgccgattcattccaatgttaatggtagtggcataAATGACTTTGTACAGACCGTAAATCAAAAGCTTTAACTATGTAGACAAAGTAGTATGTCCATATGACATTTACGTGTGTGTGCAGTGCACGTGCAACTGCAATAAATATTAAATTGCTGTGTATTTAGGAATTACATTTGGCCATAAAGAATGTTGCtgcaaaaatatttcaagaactCATTGATAAAGAAAGTAAGTGCATGTAGTTGTATTAGTGTTCCTAACCACACTATACTGTACTATAGGTAACTAGTCACCTTTTGTGATTCGTACATGAGAAGCATAGCAGATAGTGAACTGGATGTCGTTTTAAACAGTATTTCCAGATTATTTCAAAAAAAAGgaaatatatatacagtatacagctaACAACATTactgtttgtttatgttacTTACCCAGCAAACTATGGCAGACTATCATACAAAGTCTTCAGAGTGAACTAGTGAAAATGATCATCTAAATGTAACTGCTCTAGCAAGACACAATGTTGCTTCAGTAAATGAATGGAAAATGGTAACCAAGGAGGTTAATAAATAAAGTATTACTTGAGTCATGTCTGATGCAGTTAATGTGATCTGTGAATGAGGAGGGTATTCTTGACACTTTGTCAACAAGGTATTTAGATAttacatacgtacatagttACTTTACATATTTGTATACTATTAGTACAAGTGATGCCTCATCAGGATTTTGGAAATTATGTTTAACTGAAGATAGCAGCAGATGAAGACTTAAATTAGTTGAAAACTCCCATGGTACTGCCTATTTGCAAGCCTCTAGAAATAAAGGTATTAACACTGCTGTGCTTGGTTAGTTCTTCAGCATATGAGGTGCTAAGCTGGTTGGTTAAATGTGAAATCAGCATACACTATTAGGAATGTAGCTGCTGGGCTCATCTATATTTAAAATTTGTGTTGATAGCAATGTAGCaatgttggctgaaatgttgtgtgtatttttgtagttgttgctGACACTTCGGATTCAGGCACAGTTCAAGTACAGCCGACCAGCTTTCAGTGGAACACAGAGAATGAGGAACACAGAGAATGAGGAACACAGAGAATGAAGATATACAATAAGTGTTAATAAATGATGAGGATACCACTGAAAGCATTGGTACGCAATTTGTGTATCACACTGTACTACATGTATGTGTTACCTTACATTTATATTAACTGTAGGTAGTTCATCTTTAACTATGAGCTGCTCCATACTTCTAATGGCACATGCTATTCCCGGTACACTGACATTTGGCAAATCATCTTTTAGCTTCAACCCTAAAGATACAGCCGAAGTTTCTAATTATGTAAGATGTGCAATAGAATATGTATAACTCTAATATAATGTTGTAGGCACCTTTGATTCCTAGCTAACTATGTAGTGTTTACATAATTTATAATTACTTGTCTCCATTAGCTGGATACGTCATGTGTTGAGAAGTGGTGGTACGCTGATGTGACTGCAGTGTTCTTACGGTTGTATCTTCACCAAAGAAGAGCTGCTGAAGTGTTCTTCTGTAATCAAAGTATAAGAAGATATTTGTTGTAGTTTAATGTCTGCTATTGTCCATATATTTAGTACACTATATGCTGCGAAGCATGAAATTAAACAACACATTCTGTACACATACATAATTCCTTCCTGGAAAGTATCTCCACATTTCATTATGTGATCTCCATTTCCATTGCCTCCAAATATAACTCCATGTTAATTTGAACTGGTTGTGTCTtcatacatgtacgtatatgtggGATGTGTATCAGGTTGGTTGGCCACCATGATACAAGAACTTAAGGTTGCAAAATTAGTGTAGCACAATCCTATATTTAGCTTTACGGAGCTATTTCATATCATACTTTATAAGTTGAATCAAACTGTTAGCTTTGCACTATTTAACTAGCTTTATTCAGTGACTAATGACAGTGGTTGTGGATGGAGTCCATGGTGTCTTTGGAACTGGCCAGTTGGTCACATATGTTATACAGTAcggggatcatggaggtttggattgtcttgcccaaaaatatcaaaAACCTACCTCACTTTCCCTTCATAATGTGGCAGAATTGGCAATGTAGAACAGCCTCCAAAccctccaacaagtttctatataTATTTCTATTTAACCAATTTTCTCCTTAGGTTAACTTTGTCTTTTCTTTGTAATTTTTTGGTGATGTTTACATCTGTGTGTTATTATGTAGTGGCTACTTTCTTTGACAACTTCCAAGCCCTGAAGCAGTTTGTAAAGCGTTTGGAGTTGGAAAGTTGTATGGAGTACCTATTACAAGGTACAAAACAATGAATTTGTGAATATAATCAGCATTGCTGTAGTGTGTTTACATATGTATTTCCCTAGCAATTGTAGTAACTTTGTGGTggtatacagtgtgtgtattgtattatGCATCTTTTTTCATGTCATTTTCCATTGCCATAGGTCAATTTCCTTAGCTTCTTCATTGCAGCTACTTAAGAAATCTAATATGTCATCAAGATGGCAAAAAAGAAAAATAACGAATTTTGATTATTTGATGTTTTTAAATACTATATCAGGTATTTTGTAGCTTGTGTATACATTTTACATACAGTTTGCAAATTGCTCATAAATCTAAtcaagtactgtatgtatagtttGTATTGATTTGTGTTTACATTTTTACTTGAGTCCATAGTTGAAAGTTTGGTTTGTAATTTACGTAACTGTATACGGTAAATATTGTCAGTTTGTATTTCTATTTTCTGTCACTGATTTTCTGTTGTGTTAGGACGATCATATAATGACCTTGGCCAGTACCCTGTGTTTCCATGGATATTGAATGATTACTGCTTTGAAGAATTAGATCTTAACAACCCaaaaccctatagagatttGTCTAGGTATGAATGGAAATTTGTATCTTATAAAGGTAGATATTGTTAAGAAAAATGTAATTGTTTAAATTTAAAGTTAACTTGCATTACAGTATCTAGTCATCTTTAAAATACAACTGAATGTATGTGCtgcatatcttgtttcacagcCTATTGGCTTGTTGAATCCAGACTGACTAGAACAGTTCATAACACGCTATGATTTTATGGATGATGACATGCCAAAATTTCTGTTTGGAACTCATTACTCAACAATGGCATATACCCTACACTGGTTAATCAGAGTGGTACGTTTGTTATGTAATTCATTCTTACTGATTTTGATATTGTACATAGGAACCTTATTCATCCCTCCACATTAAGTTCAATGAAGGCTATTTTGATGATCCTAACAGAGTATTCTCTTCTATGGAAGAAGCTTGGAAGAATTGTTTAGAAAGTACATCTGATGTTAGAGTACGTGTCCATTGTTTTATCAACTCTGTATTACTAGGGTCAAAATTAAATAACAATAATCAATAGATTTACTGCTAGTTGAAAATACTAATGTCTATTTTGTAGGAGCTGATACCAGAGTTGTTTTTCTTACCACAGATGTTTGTAAATGATAACAAGGTGAATGTTGTGTACAACATGAGCATGAGGGCTTTGTCTGAAATGTATGCCCGAGGGCTGCAGGATTGAGGGCGGAGGGCaaatatttcagacaaaacccgaatgccccatgttaATATGTAATACTTCCCATCAGTATCAGGCTAATGGCCtgcacagggtgatcaatcacccaagccaatatgagtgcagccactggatatattatatatgcatacctaaaactTTTCATTATGGGTCATCAGCTACTGTAGTACATTCTCGGTATGATGATTGGACAGATCCTAGAGGTATCATGATGAATTTCAGTTATGCAAGTTtagtgttttaatcagtgctattgaatcatttatggaataattgatGTATTGTAAGCTTGGTTATAGAGTGGTTACTTcgtgcagagtggtaacttTGTGATGGGTGTGTGGTCTGTGTTCAGAAACATGTGGAAAAGATTGGTGCaaaagctatagcactagttctcaccttagcccaacatttttcaactcatacGTAGGATAGCGAGAATTACAAAatgctctccatctgagtggtttacATGGAAAATCCATATGACATGAGcataatcgatccccacaattgatttcaacCTTATCTCACTTCCCAGATGTAGTCCGGGCAGCTCTTTGATCTgagatgtgaaagtgttacatgtgtgTTTATCCATTTTTACATGTGAACTTTCTAGTAGTCTGTATTTTGTATATACAGATGGATGGTTATGTGCATTTCCCCTCCGTAATCTTTTAATTGCTGCTCACTGAACATTACCAGCTGTGTTTGTGTATTTTTAGTTTGAATTAGGTGTCAATCATTTTGGAGAAGCAATTGGAAATGTAAAGCTTCCTCCTTGGGCAAATTCACCAGAAGAATTCATTAGAATACACAAGGAGGTGTGTGCTTGGAAATCTGTTTGCTATTTTTGGTGTTtagttcagtgccaaagtaaaGATTTTCCCACTTAATTAATGATTGTGACCCACTGAACAAAAACCGGCCATTTTCGacattcctcgaattccattttattgcatttctgtaatctatagtaacaaaagagtggacagccaaagtttcagccttttattaTGAATGCTCTTAGAGTTATAGCGCTTGACAGTTGAaacagtgataaactcgatTAATTTTGTCGACAACAATATGTGAAATTAATGTAGTTTGCTCACCTCCCAACATACTTGACACTGATTATTAGATACACCACTGTCAATTGATGTGGTGTGTTTGGTAGTCGTACAAGGACTCTGTCTGCTGTGGGAACCTAATCAGTTTTAAGGCTGGGATATAACTCTGGAGAAGATGTTCTGTGTACATATCAATTGGCTTGGAGGGAGTATTTTTAAATGACTAAGGGTGAATACTCTAACTGATGTAGCTTGGGTGTACCAGGCCATAGAAAGGCATGCCACATGGCTTTCCACCCAAGCGTAGACCTAAATATATAGATGAAGTATCTATGAGAAAACTATTTCTTTAGATTATTTGCCTGAATTTACAACTCTACATGTAAGACACACCATCATCCCTTGTaactacacatatatacacattatgTAAGTAGAGCTATAACTCATCTAGCTATGCCTATACATACAACATGTCTGCACTGTGGTATAGTTATTATAACTAATCTAGCATAGATTATGGATACGTGGTGAGTTGGATAATATTAAGTGTTCGTGGTAAGCAAGACACGCCTAACTGTTTTGTTTCGAAGATGGTGTATATGCAAGAGACTTTGACAATCCTGTTAAATCTTGTGGTGACAGTCGAACATAGTGTAAGTAGGCATCACTTCTCCACCTTCCCAGGGCTTTTAAGTGTGAGTCACTCACACCGGCCCGTTTGGCTGATGTAGCAGCACCAATTCTGATCTATGCGCATTAAACTGGTGGGGATCCATGTGTAGCTCTTTTAAGGCTTTGTTGAGGGCTGAGCTAAATGATGCTCTTGTCAATGCCTTGTTGTTAGGCCACACAAATAGTGGTCCTGGGGTGCCGCCTCGCCTGACTAGGTACTGCACCAAGGAACGGATAGCATGGGTCATCTTTCCTAAACATATTTGTGTCCCTTTCCTAAACTGGTCTCCTTTTGACTATTTAAGTGTGATCTGTACAAGTGTTGGAGAAGCTTTATTGTCTAAAGCTACATCTGATAAAAGCAAATCGGTTGAAGGGTCAAAGTGGTCCGGTGACGATGTGGTAAATTCACTGACTCTAAGAAGTCCACAATAGGCAAGGCAGCAGGCAGATCATCACATCTCTGTAGTTGCTGGTGTGTTTTGAAAACACTACATGAAGATGCACCATAATTGGAAAAGTAATAGGCAGCCGTTCCCTTGGTTCATGGGTAATTGAAGCCTGTAAGCTAGCATCAGAGCAAAAGGTAATGTACTT comes from Dysidea avara chromosome 4, odDysAvar1.4, whole genome shotgun sequence and encodes:
- the LOC136253685 gene encoding uncharacterized protein, translating into MRIPLKALVRNLCSSSLTMSCSILLMAHAIPGTLTFGKSSFSFNPKDTAEVSNYLDTSCVEKWWYADVTAVFLRLYLHQRRAAEVFFCNQMATFFDNFQALKQFVKRLELESCMEYLLQGQFP
- the LOC136253686 gene encoding protein FAN-like — protein: MDDDMPKFLFGTHYSTMAYTLHWLIRVEPYSSLHIKFNEGYFDDPNRVFSSMEEAWKNCLESTSDVRELIPELFFLPQMFVNDNKFELGVNHFGEAIGNVKLPPWANSPEEFIRIHKESYKDSVCCGNLISFKAGI